One genomic segment of Oncorhynchus mykiss isolate Arlee chromosome 10, USDA_OmykA_1.1, whole genome shotgun sequence includes these proteins:
- the LOC110534278 gene encoding coiled-coil domain-containing protein 149 isoform X2 yields the protein MNSSRRSESDWQGLVSEFLVCKRKLESKKEALLILSKELDTCQQERDQYQLMANQLRERHQGLKKKYRELIDGDSSLPPEKRNQLNLAQLLRDSRERTKQLSEEVKELRQRLAEAQGDNKLLRMTIARQRLGDEEVGARHFQAYEREDLVQQLETAREQNEELEHSVKSLTDELQDVRAERNVFQEKAQRLNHEVNHILGGHECRILDVDALCMENRYLHERFKQLQEEVTMLKMNVMKYKSALESRKNSKTYGKANSSALTGVLSAKQVQELLLSEDNGCSLPVTSQSISDLKSLATALLETIHEKNLVIQHQRQTNKILGNRVGELENKLKTLEVSGLWSLPGGRDAIILNETLQPSSTVTSSEEKKVPSNDHEVPPTEHEVPPTEHEVPPTEHEVPPTEHEVPPTEHEVPATEHEVPATEHEVPATEHEVPATEHKVPATEHEVPATEHEVPATEHEVPATEHEVPATEHEVPPTEHEVPPTEHEVPPTEHEVPPTEHEVPPTEHEVPPTEHEVPPTEHEVPPTEHEVPPTEHEVPPTEHEVPPTEHEVPPTEHEVPPTEHEVPPTEHEVPPTEHEVPPTEHEVPPTEHEVPPTEQDVTPNEQEVPPTNHKVPPTEQEVPSTVQSTTEDDKVANDMQIPVPRHVGGLPSVTGDTEISTKESEPLVSPVSLDTSKQN from the exons ATGAATTCCTCAAGAAGAAGCGAAAGCGATTGGCAGGGTTTGGTCAGCGAG TTCCTGGTGTGTAAGCGCAAGTTGGAGAGCAAGAAGGAGGCCCTCCTGATTCTGTCCAAGGAGCTGGATACCTGTCAACAGGAGAGAGACCAATACCAGCTGATGGCCAACCAGCTCCGAgaacgccaccagggactcaagaAGAAGTACAGGGAACTCATA GATGGAGACTCCAGTCTACCACCTGAAAAACGAAATCAA TTGAATTTGGCCCAGCTGTTGAGAGACTCCAGAGAAAGGACTAAGCAGCTGTCTGAAGAGGTGAAGGAGCTGCGTCAACGACTGGCTGAGGCCCAGGGGGATAACAAG CTCCTGCGGATGACCATAGCCAGACAGAGGTTGGGGGATGAAGAGGTGGGGGCAAGGCACTTCCAGGCCTATGAGCGGGAGGACCTGGTCCAGCAGTTGGAGACAGCACGAGAGCAG AATGAGGAGCTGGAGCACAGTGTGAAATCTCTGACGGATGAGCTGCAGGATGTGAGGGCGGAGCGTAACGTGTTCCAGGAAAAGGCCCAGCGGCTGAACCACGAGGTGAACCACATCTTGGGGGGACACGAGTGTCGGATTCTAGACGTAGATGCACTCTGCATGGAgaacag ATATTTACACGAGCGGTTCAAACAACTGCAGGAGGAGGTCACCATGCTCAAAATGAATGTCATGAAGTACAAG AGTGCTCTGGAGAGCAGGAAGAACTCCAAGACTTATGGCAAAGCTAACAGCAGTGCACTCACTGGGGTGCTCTCTGCCAAACAAG tgcaGGAATTATTGCTTTCTGAGGACAACGGATGCAGTCTCCCTGTCACGTCTCAGTCCATCTCAGACCTCAAGTCCCTGGCCACAGCCCTACTGGAAACTATCCATGAGAAGAACCTGGTCATTCAGCACCAGCGCCAAACCAACAA GATTCTGGGAAACCGAGTAGGGGAGCTTGAGAATAAACTGAAGACTCTAGAGGTGTCGGGATTATGGAGCCTCCCAG GAGGGAGAGATGCCATCATCCTGAATGAAACTCTGCAGCCTAGCTCCACTGTGACAAGCTCTGAGGAGAAGAAAGTACCATCCAATGATCACGAAGTACCCCCTACTGAGCACGAAGTACCCCCTACTGAGCACGAAGTACCCCCTACTGAGCACGAAGTACCCCCTACTGAGCACGAAGTACCCCCTACTGAGCACGAAGTACCCGCTACTGAGCACGAAGTACCCGCTACTGAGCACGAAGTACCCGCTACTGAGCACGAAGTACCCGCTACTGAGCACAAAGTACCCGCTACTGAGCACGAAGTACCCGCTACTGAGCACGAAGTACCCGCTACTGAGCACGAAGTACCCGCTACTGAGCACGAAGTACCCGCTACTGAGCACGAAGTACCCCCTACTGAGCACGAAGTACCCCCTACTGAGCACGAAGTACCCCCTACTGAGCACGAAGTACCCCCTACTGAGCACGAAGTACCCCCTACTGAGCACGAAGTACCCCCTACTGAGCACGAAGTACCCCCTACTGAGCACGAAGTACCCCCTACTGAGCACGAAGTACCCCCTACTGAGCACGAAGTACCCCCTACTGAGCACGAAGTACCCCCTACTGAGCACGAAGTACCCCCTACTGAGCACGAAGTACCCCCTACTGAGCACGAAGTACCCCCTACTGAGCACGAAGTACCCCCTACTGAGCACGAAGTACCCCCTACTGAGCACGAAGTACCCCCTACTGAGCACGAAGTACCCCCTACTGAGCAGGATGTAACCCCCAATGAGCAGGAAGTACCTCCCACTAACCACAAAGTACCCCCTACTGAGCAGGAGGTACCTTCCACTGTGCAGTCTACCACAG AGGATGACAAGGTAGCCAATGACATGCAGATCCCCGTCCCAAGACATGTGGGGGGGTTACCCAGTGTGACGGGGGATACAGAAATAAGCACCAAGGAGTCAGAGCCACTAGTGTCACCAGTCAGCCTGGACACATCCAAGCAAAACTAG
- the LOC110534278 gene encoding coiled-coil domain-containing protein 149-B isoform X4 has protein sequence MNSSRRSESDWQGLVSEFLVCKRKLESKKEALLILSKELDTCQQERDQYQLMANQLRERHQGLKKKYRELIDGDSSLPPEKRNQLNLAQLLRDSRERTKQLSEEVKELRQRLAEAQGDNKLLRMTIARQRLGDEEVGARHFQAYEREDLVQQLETAREQNEELEHSVKSLTDELQDVRAERNVFQEKAQRLNHEVNHILGGHECRILDVDALCMENRYLHERFKQLQEEVTMLKMNVMKYKSALESRKNSKTYGKANSSALTGVLSAKQVQELLLSEDNGCSLPVTSQSISDLKSLATALLETIHEKNLVIQHQRQTNKILGNRVGELENKLKTLEVSGLWSLPGLTYNVSLGFSGRGRDAIILNETLQPSSTVTSSEEKKVPSNDHEVPPTEHEVPPTEHEVPPTEHEVPPTEHEVPPTEHEVPATEHEVPATEHEVPATEHEVPATEHKVPATEHEVPATEHEVPATEHEVPATEHEVPATEHEVPPTEHEVPPTEHEVPPTEHEVPPTEHEVPPTEHEVPPTEHEVPPTEHEVPPTEHEVPPTEHEVPPTEHEVPPTEHEVPPTEHEVPPTEHEVPPTEHEVPPTEHEVPPTEHEVPPTEHEVPPTEQDVTPNEQEVPPTNHKVPPTEQEVPSTVQSTTEQRMTR, from the exons ATGAATTCCTCAAGAAGAAGCGAAAGCGATTGGCAGGGTTTGGTCAGCGAG TTCCTGGTGTGTAAGCGCAAGTTGGAGAGCAAGAAGGAGGCCCTCCTGATTCTGTCCAAGGAGCTGGATACCTGTCAACAGGAGAGAGACCAATACCAGCTGATGGCCAACCAGCTCCGAgaacgccaccagggactcaagaAGAAGTACAGGGAACTCATA GATGGAGACTCCAGTCTACCACCTGAAAAACGAAATCAA TTGAATTTGGCCCAGCTGTTGAGAGACTCCAGAGAAAGGACTAAGCAGCTGTCTGAAGAGGTGAAGGAGCTGCGTCAACGACTGGCTGAGGCCCAGGGGGATAACAAG CTCCTGCGGATGACCATAGCCAGACAGAGGTTGGGGGATGAAGAGGTGGGGGCAAGGCACTTCCAGGCCTATGAGCGGGAGGACCTGGTCCAGCAGTTGGAGACAGCACGAGAGCAG AATGAGGAGCTGGAGCACAGTGTGAAATCTCTGACGGATGAGCTGCAGGATGTGAGGGCGGAGCGTAACGTGTTCCAGGAAAAGGCCCAGCGGCTGAACCACGAGGTGAACCACATCTTGGGGGGACACGAGTGTCGGATTCTAGACGTAGATGCACTCTGCATGGAgaacag ATATTTACACGAGCGGTTCAAACAACTGCAGGAGGAGGTCACCATGCTCAAAATGAATGTCATGAAGTACAAG AGTGCTCTGGAGAGCAGGAAGAACTCCAAGACTTATGGCAAAGCTAACAGCAGTGCACTCACTGGGGTGCTCTCTGCCAAACAAG tgcaGGAATTATTGCTTTCTGAGGACAACGGATGCAGTCTCCCTGTCACGTCTCAGTCCATCTCAGACCTCAAGTCCCTGGCCACAGCCCTACTGGAAACTATCCATGAGAAGAACCTGGTCATTCAGCACCAGCGCCAAACCAACAA GATTCTGGGAAACCGAGTAGGGGAGCTTGAGAATAAACTGAAGACTCTAGAGGTGTCGGGATTATGGAGCCTCCCAG GCCTGACTTACAATGTGTCTCTGGGATTCTCTGGAA GAGGGAGAGATGCCATCATCCTGAATGAAACTCTGCAGCCTAGCTCCACTGTGACAAGCTCTGAGGAGAAGAAAGTACCATCCAATGATCACGAAGTACCCCCTACTGAGCACGAAGTACCCCCTACTGAGCACGAAGTACCCCCTACTGAGCACGAAGTACCCCCTACTGAGCACGAAGTACCCCCTACTGAGCACGAAGTACCCGCTACTGAGCACGAAGTACCCGCTACTGAGCACGAAGTACCCGCTACTGAGCACGAAGTACCCGCTACTGAGCACAAAGTACCCGCTACTGAGCACGAAGTACCCGCTACTGAGCACGAAGTACCCGCTACTGAGCACGAAGTACCCGCTACTGAGCACGAAGTACCCGCTACTGAGCACGAAGTACCCCCTACTGAGCACGAAGTACCCCCTACTGAGCACGAAGTACCCCCTACTGAGCACGAAGTACCCCCTACTGAGCACGAAGTACCCCCTACTGAGCACGAAGTACCCCCTACTGAGCACGAAGTACCCCCTACTGAGCACGAAGTACCCCCTACTGAGCACGAAGTACCCCCTACTGAGCACGAAGTACCCCCTACTGAGCACGAAGTACCCCCTACTGAGCACGAAGTACCCCCTACTGAGCACGAAGTACCCCCTACTGAGCACGAAGTACCCCCTACTGAGCACGAAGTACCCCCTACTGAGCACGAAGTACCCCCTACTGAGCACGAAGTACCCCCTACTGAGCACGAAGTACCCCCTACTGAGCAGGATGTAACCCCCAATGAGCAGGAAGTACCTCCCACTAACCACAAAGTACCCCCTACTGAGCAGGAGGTACCTTCCACTGTGCAGTCTACCACAG AGCAGAGGATGACAAGGTAG
- the LOC110534278 gene encoding coiled-coil domain-containing protein 149 isoform X3, translating into MNSSRRSESDWQGLVSEFLVCKRKLESKKEALLILSKELDTCQQERDQYQLMANQLRERHQGLKKKYRELIDGDSSLPPEKRNQLNLAQLLRDSRERTKQLSEEVKELRQRLAEAQGDNKLLRMTIARQRLGDEENEELEHSVKSLTDELQDVRAERNVFQEKAQRLNHEVNHILGGHECRILDVDALCMENRYLHERFKQLQEEVTMLKMNVMKYKSALESRKNSKTYGKANSSALTGVLSAKQVQELLLSEDNGCSLPVTSQSISDLKSLATALLETIHEKNLVIQHQRQTNKILGNRVGELENKLKTLEVSGLWSLPGLTYNVSLGFSGRGRDAIILNETLQPSSTVTSSEEKKVPSNDHEVPPTEHEVPPTEHEVPPTEHEVPPTEHEVPPTEHEVPATEHEVPATEHEVPATEHEVPATEHKVPATEHEVPATEHEVPATEHEVPATEHEVPATEHEVPPTEHEVPPTEHEVPPTEHEVPPTEHEVPPTEHEVPPTEHEVPPTEHEVPPTEHEVPPTEHEVPPTEHEVPPTEHEVPPTEHEVPPTEHEVPPTEHEVPPTEHEVPPTEHEVPPTEHEVPPTEQDVTPNEQEVPPTNHKVPPTEQEVPSTVQSTTEDDKVANDMQIPVPRHVGGLPSVTGDTEISTKESEPLVSPVSLDTSKQN; encoded by the exons ATGAATTCCTCAAGAAGAAGCGAAAGCGATTGGCAGGGTTTGGTCAGCGAG TTCCTGGTGTGTAAGCGCAAGTTGGAGAGCAAGAAGGAGGCCCTCCTGATTCTGTCCAAGGAGCTGGATACCTGTCAACAGGAGAGAGACCAATACCAGCTGATGGCCAACCAGCTCCGAgaacgccaccagggactcaagaAGAAGTACAGGGAACTCATA GATGGAGACTCCAGTCTACCACCTGAAAAACGAAATCAA TTGAATTTGGCCCAGCTGTTGAGAGACTCCAGAGAAAGGACTAAGCAGCTGTCTGAAGAGGTGAAGGAGCTGCGTCAACGACTGGCTGAGGCCCAGGGGGATAACAAG CTCCTGCGGATGACCATAGCCAGACAGAGGTTGGGGGATGAAGAG AATGAGGAGCTGGAGCACAGTGTGAAATCTCTGACGGATGAGCTGCAGGATGTGAGGGCGGAGCGTAACGTGTTCCAGGAAAAGGCCCAGCGGCTGAACCACGAGGTGAACCACATCTTGGGGGGACACGAGTGTCGGATTCTAGACGTAGATGCACTCTGCATGGAgaacag ATATTTACACGAGCGGTTCAAACAACTGCAGGAGGAGGTCACCATGCTCAAAATGAATGTCATGAAGTACAAG AGTGCTCTGGAGAGCAGGAAGAACTCCAAGACTTATGGCAAAGCTAACAGCAGTGCACTCACTGGGGTGCTCTCTGCCAAACAAG tgcaGGAATTATTGCTTTCTGAGGACAACGGATGCAGTCTCCCTGTCACGTCTCAGTCCATCTCAGACCTCAAGTCCCTGGCCACAGCCCTACTGGAAACTATCCATGAGAAGAACCTGGTCATTCAGCACCAGCGCCAAACCAACAA GATTCTGGGAAACCGAGTAGGGGAGCTTGAGAATAAACTGAAGACTCTAGAGGTGTCGGGATTATGGAGCCTCCCAG GCCTGACTTACAATGTGTCTCTGGGATTCTCTGGAA GAGGGAGAGATGCCATCATCCTGAATGAAACTCTGCAGCCTAGCTCCACTGTGACAAGCTCTGAGGAGAAGAAAGTACCATCCAATGATCACGAAGTACCCCCTACTGAGCACGAAGTACCCCCTACTGAGCACGAAGTACCCCCTACTGAGCACGAAGTACCCCCTACTGAGCACGAAGTACCCCCTACTGAGCACGAAGTACCCGCTACTGAGCACGAAGTACCCGCTACTGAGCACGAAGTACCCGCTACTGAGCACGAAGTACCCGCTACTGAGCACAAAGTACCCGCTACTGAGCACGAAGTACCCGCTACTGAGCACGAAGTACCCGCTACTGAGCACGAAGTACCCGCTACTGAGCACGAAGTACCCGCTACTGAGCACGAAGTACCCCCTACTGAGCACGAAGTACCCCCTACTGAGCACGAAGTACCCCCTACTGAGCACGAAGTACCCCCTACTGAGCACGAAGTACCCCCTACTGAGCACGAAGTACCCCCTACTGAGCACGAAGTACCCCCTACTGAGCACGAAGTACCCCCTACTGAGCACGAAGTACCCCCTACTGAGCACGAAGTACCCCCTACTGAGCACGAAGTACCCCCTACTGAGCACGAAGTACCCCCTACTGAGCACGAAGTACCCCCTACTGAGCACGAAGTACCCCCTACTGAGCACGAAGTACCCCCTACTGAGCACGAAGTACCCCCTACTGAGCACGAAGTACCCCCTACTGAGCACGAAGTACCCCCTACTGAGCAGGATGTAACCCCCAATGAGCAGGAAGTACCTCCCACTAACCACAAAGTACCCCCTACTGAGCAGGAGGTACCTTCCACTGTGCAGTCTACCACAG AGGATGACAAGGTAGCCAATGACATGCAGATCCCCGTCCCAAGACATGTGGGGGGGTTACCCAGTGTGACGGGGGATACAGAAATAAGCACCAAGGAGTCAGAGCCACTAGTGTCACCAGTCAGCCTGGACACATCCAAGCAAAACTAG
- the LOC110534278 gene encoding coiled-coil domain-containing protein 149 isoform X1 translates to MNSSRRSESDWQGLVSEFLVCKRKLESKKEALLILSKELDTCQQERDQYQLMANQLRERHQGLKKKYRELIDGDSSLPPEKRNQLNLAQLLRDSRERTKQLSEEVKELRQRLAEAQGDNKLLRMTIARQRLGDEEVGARHFQAYEREDLVQQLETAREQNEELEHSVKSLTDELQDVRAERNVFQEKAQRLNHEVNHILGGHECRILDVDALCMENRYLHERFKQLQEEVTMLKMNVMKYKSALESRKNSKTYGKANSSALTGVLSAKQVQELLLSEDNGCSLPVTSQSISDLKSLATALLETIHEKNLVIQHQRQTNKILGNRVGELENKLKTLEVSGLWSLPGLTYNVSLGFSGRGRDAIILNETLQPSSTVTSSEEKKVPSNDHEVPPTEHEVPPTEHEVPPTEHEVPPTEHEVPPTEHEVPATEHEVPATEHEVPATEHEVPATEHKVPATEHEVPATEHEVPATEHEVPATEHEVPATEHEVPPTEHEVPPTEHEVPPTEHEVPPTEHEVPPTEHEVPPTEHEVPPTEHEVPPTEHEVPPTEHEVPPTEHEVPPTEHEVPPTEHEVPPTEHEVPPTEHEVPPTEHEVPPTEHEVPPTEHEVPPTEQDVTPNEQEVPPTNHKVPPTEQEVPSTVQSTTEDDKVANDMQIPVPRHVGGLPSVTGDTEISTKESEPLVSPVSLDTSKQN, encoded by the exons ATGAATTCCTCAAGAAGAAGCGAAAGCGATTGGCAGGGTTTGGTCAGCGAG TTCCTGGTGTGTAAGCGCAAGTTGGAGAGCAAGAAGGAGGCCCTCCTGATTCTGTCCAAGGAGCTGGATACCTGTCAACAGGAGAGAGACCAATACCAGCTGATGGCCAACCAGCTCCGAgaacgccaccagggactcaagaAGAAGTACAGGGAACTCATA GATGGAGACTCCAGTCTACCACCTGAAAAACGAAATCAA TTGAATTTGGCCCAGCTGTTGAGAGACTCCAGAGAAAGGACTAAGCAGCTGTCTGAAGAGGTGAAGGAGCTGCGTCAACGACTGGCTGAGGCCCAGGGGGATAACAAG CTCCTGCGGATGACCATAGCCAGACAGAGGTTGGGGGATGAAGAGGTGGGGGCAAGGCACTTCCAGGCCTATGAGCGGGAGGACCTGGTCCAGCAGTTGGAGACAGCACGAGAGCAG AATGAGGAGCTGGAGCACAGTGTGAAATCTCTGACGGATGAGCTGCAGGATGTGAGGGCGGAGCGTAACGTGTTCCAGGAAAAGGCCCAGCGGCTGAACCACGAGGTGAACCACATCTTGGGGGGACACGAGTGTCGGATTCTAGACGTAGATGCACTCTGCATGGAgaacag ATATTTACACGAGCGGTTCAAACAACTGCAGGAGGAGGTCACCATGCTCAAAATGAATGTCATGAAGTACAAG AGTGCTCTGGAGAGCAGGAAGAACTCCAAGACTTATGGCAAAGCTAACAGCAGTGCACTCACTGGGGTGCTCTCTGCCAAACAAG tgcaGGAATTATTGCTTTCTGAGGACAACGGATGCAGTCTCCCTGTCACGTCTCAGTCCATCTCAGACCTCAAGTCCCTGGCCACAGCCCTACTGGAAACTATCCATGAGAAGAACCTGGTCATTCAGCACCAGCGCCAAACCAACAA GATTCTGGGAAACCGAGTAGGGGAGCTTGAGAATAAACTGAAGACTCTAGAGGTGTCGGGATTATGGAGCCTCCCAG GCCTGACTTACAATGTGTCTCTGGGATTCTCTGGAA GAGGGAGAGATGCCATCATCCTGAATGAAACTCTGCAGCCTAGCTCCACTGTGACAAGCTCTGAGGAGAAGAAAGTACCATCCAATGATCACGAAGTACCCCCTACTGAGCACGAAGTACCCCCTACTGAGCACGAAGTACCCCCTACTGAGCACGAAGTACCCCCTACTGAGCACGAAGTACCCCCTACTGAGCACGAAGTACCCGCTACTGAGCACGAAGTACCCGCTACTGAGCACGAAGTACCCGCTACTGAGCACGAAGTACCCGCTACTGAGCACAAAGTACCCGCTACTGAGCACGAAGTACCCGCTACTGAGCACGAAGTACCCGCTACTGAGCACGAAGTACCCGCTACTGAGCACGAAGTACCCGCTACTGAGCACGAAGTACCCCCTACTGAGCACGAAGTACCCCCTACTGAGCACGAAGTACCCCCTACTGAGCACGAAGTACCCCCTACTGAGCACGAAGTACCCCCTACTGAGCACGAAGTACCCCCTACTGAGCACGAAGTACCCCCTACTGAGCACGAAGTACCCCCTACTGAGCACGAAGTACCCCCTACTGAGCACGAAGTACCCCCTACTGAGCACGAAGTACCCCCTACTGAGCACGAAGTACCCCCTACTGAGCACGAAGTACCCCCTACTGAGCACGAAGTACCCCCTACTGAGCACGAAGTACCCCCTACTGAGCACGAAGTACCCCCTACTGAGCACGAAGTACCCCCTACTGAGCACGAAGTACCCCCTACTGAGCAGGATGTAACCCCCAATGAGCAGGAAGTACCTCCCACTAACCACAAAGTACCCCCTACTGAGCAGGAGGTACCTTCCACTGTGCAGTCTACCACAG AGGATGACAAGGTAGCCAATGACATGCAGATCCCCGTCCCAAGACATGTGGGGGGGTTACCCAGTGTGACGGGGGATACAGAAATAAGCACCAAGGAGTCAGAGCCACTAGTGTCACCAGTCAGCCTGGACACATCCAAGCAAAACTAG
- the LOC110534278 gene encoding coiled-coil domain-containing protein 149-B isoform X5, producing MANQLRERHQGLKKKYRELIDGDSSLPPEKRNQLNLAQLLRDSRERTKQLSEEVKELRQRLAEAQGDNKLLRMTIARQRLGDEEVGARHFQAYEREDLVQQLETAREQNEELEHSVKSLTDELQDVRAERNVFQEKAQRLNHEVNHILGGHECRILDVDALCMENRYLHERFKQLQEEVTMLKMNVMKYKSALESRKNSKTYGKANSSALTGVLSAKQVQELLLSEDNGCSLPVTSQSISDLKSLATALLETIHEKNLVIQHQRQTNKILGNRVGELENKLKTLEVSGLWSLPGLTYNVSLGFSGRGRDAIILNETLQPSSTVTSSEEKKVPSNDHEVPPTEHEVPPTEHEVPPTEHEVPPTEHEVPPTEHEVPATEHEVPATEHEVPATEHEVPATEHKVPATEHEVPATEHEVPATEHEVPATEHEVPATEHEVPPTEHEVPPTEHEVPPTEHEVPPTEHEVPPTEHEVPPTEHEVPPTEHEVPPTEHEVPPTEHEVPPTEHEVPPTEHEVPPTEHEVPPTEHEVPPTEHEVPPTEHEVPPTEHEVPPTEHEVPPTEQDVTPNEQEVPPTNHKVPPTEQEVPSTVQSTTEDDKVANDMQIPVPRHVGGLPSVTGDTEISTKESEPLVSPVSLDTSKQN from the exons ATGGCCAACCAGCTCCGAgaacgccaccagggactcaagaAGAAGTACAGGGAACTCATA GATGGAGACTCCAGTCTACCACCTGAAAAACGAAATCAA TTGAATTTGGCCCAGCTGTTGAGAGACTCCAGAGAAAGGACTAAGCAGCTGTCTGAAGAGGTGAAGGAGCTGCGTCAACGACTGGCTGAGGCCCAGGGGGATAACAAG CTCCTGCGGATGACCATAGCCAGACAGAGGTTGGGGGATGAAGAGGTGGGGGCAAGGCACTTCCAGGCCTATGAGCGGGAGGACCTGGTCCAGCAGTTGGAGACAGCACGAGAGCAG AATGAGGAGCTGGAGCACAGTGTGAAATCTCTGACGGATGAGCTGCAGGATGTGAGGGCGGAGCGTAACGTGTTCCAGGAAAAGGCCCAGCGGCTGAACCACGAGGTGAACCACATCTTGGGGGGACACGAGTGTCGGATTCTAGACGTAGATGCACTCTGCATGGAgaacag ATATTTACACGAGCGGTTCAAACAACTGCAGGAGGAGGTCACCATGCTCAAAATGAATGTCATGAAGTACAAG AGTGCTCTGGAGAGCAGGAAGAACTCCAAGACTTATGGCAAAGCTAACAGCAGTGCACTCACTGGGGTGCTCTCTGCCAAACAAG tgcaGGAATTATTGCTTTCTGAGGACAACGGATGCAGTCTCCCTGTCACGTCTCAGTCCATCTCAGACCTCAAGTCCCTGGCCACAGCCCTACTGGAAACTATCCATGAGAAGAACCTGGTCATTCAGCACCAGCGCCAAACCAACAA GATTCTGGGAAACCGAGTAGGGGAGCTTGAGAATAAACTGAAGACTCTAGAGGTGTCGGGATTATGGAGCCTCCCAG GCCTGACTTACAATGTGTCTCTGGGATTCTCTGGAA GAGGGAGAGATGCCATCATCCTGAATGAAACTCTGCAGCCTAGCTCCACTGTGACAAGCTCTGAGGAGAAGAAAGTACCATCCAATGATCACGAAGTACCCCCTACTGAGCACGAAGTACCCCCTACTGAGCACGAAGTACCCCCTACTGAGCACGAAGTACCCCCTACTGAGCACGAAGTACCCCCTACTGAGCACGAAGTACCCGCTACTGAGCACGAAGTACCCGCTACTGAGCACGAAGTACCCGCTACTGAGCACGAAGTACCCGCTACTGAGCACAAAGTACCCGCTACTGAGCACGAAGTACCCGCTACTGAGCACGAAGTACCCGCTACTGAGCACGAAGTACCCGCTACTGAGCACGAAGTACCCGCTACTGAGCACGAAGTACCCCCTACTGAGCACGAAGTACCCCCTACTGAGCACGAAGTACCCCCTACTGAGCACGAAGTACCCCCTACTGAGCACGAAGTACCCCCTACTGAGCACGAAGTACCCCCTACTGAGCACGAAGTACCCCCTACTGAGCACGAAGTACCCCCTACTGAGCACGAAGTACCCCCTACTGAGCACGAAGTACCCCCTACTGAGCACGAAGTACCCCCTACTGAGCACGAAGTACCCCCTACTGAGCACGAAGTACCCCCTACTGAGCACGAAGTACCCCCTACTGAGCACGAAGTACCCCCTACTGAGCACGAAGTACCCCCTACTGAGCACGAAGTACCCCCTACTGAGCACGAAGTACCCCCTACTGAGCAGGATGTAACCCCCAATGAGCAGGAAGTACCTCCCACTAACCACAAAGTACCCCCTACTGAGCAGGAGGTACCTTCCACTGTGCAGTCTACCACAG AGGATGACAAGGTAGCCAATGACATGCAGATCCCCGTCCCAAGACATGTGGGGGGGTTACCCAGTGTGACGGGGGATACAGAAATAAGCACCAAGGAGTCAGAGCCACTAGTGTCACCAGTCAGCCTGGACACATCCAAGCAAAACTAG